In one window of Methanosarcina vacuolata Z-761 DNA:
- a CDS encoding PGF-pre-PGF domain-containing protein, which translates to MKRPELKFVVILLLALTLFTVPASAGSAERTFPSSVSPNQEFKVTVNVSDYGAAGQVLEKLPAGFIFVSSTLPERAVTKNGSEVSFLLMTEKSFSYTLKAPATTGTYKIVGILRDINKAEFSVLPADCSITVSGSSSGGGSSGGSSGSSGGGGGGGGSAEPQSNVAAKELSKKSVNAGERVRFEFTQGVTCIRYVEFDAKKSLGKVTTIVEMLKGQSKLVSGLPEGTIYKNVNIWVGSGGIANSNNIANAVVGFRVEKSWLEKCGADETSVALWNYNKAWSKLETAKVGEDSTCVFFESKTPGFGPFTIVVPDKSIELEPDDQVNATTPTTEDVDTNPAANEKKPSGWRSIPGFESAVSVGVLGAVYYIIRRK; encoded by the coding sequence ATGAAACGGCCTGAGTTAAAATTTGTTGTTATACTGCTCCTGGCCCTGACTTTGTTTACTGTCCCGGCTTCTGCAGGCAGTGCAGAAAGGACTTTCCCTTCATCGGTTAGTCCCAATCAGGAATTCAAGGTAACAGTCAATGTATCTGACTACGGTGCTGCCGGACAGGTACTTGAAAAGCTTCCTGCTGGTTTCATATTTGTTAGTTCTACCCTGCCGGAAAGAGCTGTAACTAAAAATGGCAGCGAAGTTTCCTTCCTGCTCATGACTGAAAAGAGCTTCAGCTACACTCTGAAAGCTCCAGCAACAACCGGTACGTACAAAATTGTGGGAATTTTAAGAGATATCAACAAAGCTGAGTTTTCTGTCCTTCCTGCCGACTGTTCCATCACTGTCAGTGGTAGCAGCTCAGGTGGCGGTTCAAGTGGCGGTTCAAGTGGCAGCTCAGGTGGCGGAGGCGGTGGAGGCGGTTCTGCTGAGCCTCAGAGTAATGTTGCGGCCAAAGAACTATCTAAAAAATCTGTCAACGCTGGAGAACGTGTTAGGTTCGAGTTCACACAGGGTGTAACCTGTATAAGGTATGTGGAGTTTGATGCCAAAAAGAGTTTGGGAAAAGTAACTACTATCGTCGAAATGCTGAAAGGCCAGTCCAAGTTGGTTTCGGGCCTGCCAGAAGGTACGATCTATAAGAACGTGAACATCTGGGTAGGTTCTGGAGGAATTGCAAACTCCAATAACATTGCAAACGCAGTTGTCGGCTTCAGAGTTGAAAAGTCCTGGCTCGAGAAATGCGGAGCTGACGAAACTTCTGTAGCTCTCTGGAACTACAACAAAGCCTGGAGCAAACTTGAAACTGCAAAAGTTGGTGAAGACAGTACCTGTGTCTTCTTCGAGTCCAAAACTCCGGGTTTCGGACCCTTCACAATTGTAGTACCCGATAAGAGCATAGAATTGGAACCTGATGACCAAGTAAATGCAACCACTCCCACCACAGAAGATGTTGATACGAACCCTGCAGCTAACGAGAAAAAACCTTCCGGCTGGAGATCTATCCCTGGTTTTGAGTCTGCAGTATCTGTGGGAGTCCTTGGTGCTGTGTACTATATCATAAGAAGAAAGTAA
- the mgtA gene encoding magnesium-translocating P-type ATPase, with protein MTQGRNVEFWSVPVPEMLQRLQTTCEGLNSSESSERLKKYGANLLKPKKSSNTLKILLSQFKSPIILILLFAAGLSFFLGDATDTVIIITIILISSLLGFWQEKGAADAFEKLLSSVEVKSTVLRDGEGKEIPVEQIVPGDVIIFGAGDIVPADCLILESKGLFVNEATLTGETYPVEKSTKTLKAETPLAKRENSLWMGTSVESGGGKALAVATGKKTEFGKISEELRTSAPETEFERGVAKFGHFLMEVTMLMVIAIFAINVYLQRPILDSFLFSLALAVGLTPQLLPAIISVNLSHGAREMAENKVIVKRLASIENLGSMNLLCSDKTGTLTEGELQLHSIRDVKGDQSEKILFYASLNAYYQKGFKNPIDRAILAHNKLDVGEYKSLDEAPYDFIRKRLSVLVSKNGNSLMITKGALSNILEICTLAEVEPGKIVEISEVKEKIEQQYKEFSEKEFRTLGVAYRDMDKQTKIEKDQEKGMTFIGFLLFFDPLKPDIAKTIENMEQLGISLKIITGDNRLVAASIGKEVGFKASRILTGSEIYQMTSEALIGKVNDIDIFAEVEPNQKERIILALKKRGNVVGYLGDGINDASALHAADVGISVDSAADVAKEAAQIVLMEKNLDALVEGVKGGRKTFANTLKYVFMATSANFGNMFSMAGASLFLPFLPLLPTQILLTNLLTDFPEMTIATDTVDKELIEEPHRWDINFIRRFMMVFGFTSSVFDYLTFGTLLLLLPGIIEQFRTGWFIESVVSASMIVLVIRSRKPFFKSRPGKYLLVATILIVVLTLCFPLTPFAAPFGFKPLPLQVILILGAIIGLYIITAEAIKRIFYKKVKF; from the coding sequence TTGACGCAAGGCCGTAACGTTGAGTTCTGGAGCGTTCCTGTGCCAGAAATGCTCCAGAGGCTCCAAACAACCTGCGAAGGCTTGAATAGCTCTGAAAGTAGTGAACGCCTTAAAAAATATGGTGCCAATCTCCTTAAACCAAAAAAAAGTTCAAATACCCTTAAAATATTACTTTCCCAGTTTAAGAGTCCAATTATTCTTATTTTGCTTTTTGCAGCAGGATTATCTTTCTTTCTTGGAGATGCTACGGATACTGTAATTATTATAACCATTATCCTGATCAGCAGTTTGCTTGGTTTCTGGCAGGAGAAAGGAGCTGCAGATGCCTTTGAAAAACTGCTCAGTTCAGTCGAGGTGAAGTCAACAGTATTAAGAGATGGAGAAGGAAAGGAAATTCCTGTCGAACAAATAGTACCTGGAGACGTAATAATCTTCGGTGCAGGCGATATCGTTCCTGCAGATTGCCTGATTCTGGAATCAAAGGGGCTTTTTGTCAATGAAGCTACTCTCACCGGAGAAACTTACCCGGTGGAAAAATCAACAAAAACCCTGAAAGCAGAAACTCCTCTTGCAAAGCGTGAAAACTCCCTCTGGATGGGAACCAGTGTGGAAAGCGGAGGTGGGAAAGCACTGGCAGTTGCTACAGGGAAAAAAACAGAGTTTGGGAAAATATCAGAAGAGTTAAGAACCAGTGCTCCTGAAACGGAATTTGAAAGAGGTGTTGCAAAGTTTGGCCATTTTCTGATGGAGGTTACCATGTTGATGGTCATTGCAATCTTTGCAATCAATGTTTATCTTCAGCGCCCGATTCTGGATTCTTTTCTGTTCTCCCTTGCGCTTGCAGTCGGGCTTACACCTCAACTTCTACCTGCAATTATAAGCGTTAACCTTTCTCACGGCGCAAGAGAGATGGCGGAAAATAAGGTAATTGTCAAGAGATTAGCCTCTATTGAAAATCTTGGCAGCATGAATCTACTATGTTCCGACAAAACCGGAACTCTGACCGAAGGAGAACTTCAGCTTCATTCTATTCGGGATGTGAAAGGAGACCAGAGTGAAAAAATCCTTTTTTACGCCAGTCTCAATGCCTATTACCAGAAAGGTTTTAAAAACCCTATAGACCGAGCAATCCTGGCACATAACAAACTAGATGTGGGAGAATATAAGAGTCTGGATGAAGCCCCCTATGATTTCATACGCAAGCGATTAAGCGTCCTTGTCTCAAAAAACGGGAATAGCCTGATGATCACAAAAGGTGCGCTCTCAAATATTCTTGAGATCTGCACCTTAGCAGAAGTAGAGCCTGGAAAAATTGTAGAAATATCAGAGGTCAAGGAAAAAATAGAGCAACAATATAAGGAGTTCAGCGAAAAAGAGTTTCGAACACTTGGTGTTGCATACAGGGATATGGACAAGCAGACTAAAATCGAAAAAGACCAGGAAAAAGGAATGACCTTTATCGGATTTCTCTTGTTTTTTGACCCATTGAAACCAGACATTGCAAAAACGATAGAAAACATGGAGCAACTTGGAATTTCTCTGAAAATAATTACCGGGGATAACAGGCTTGTGGCTGCCAGTATTGGCAAGGAGGTAGGGTTTAAAGCCTCAAGAATTCTAACCGGAAGCGAAATTTACCAGATGACAAGCGAGGCCCTTATAGGAAAAGTAAATGACATTGATATCTTTGCTGAAGTAGAGCCAAACCAGAAAGAACGTATTATCCTTGCACTCAAGAAGAGAGGGAACGTTGTCGGATATCTGGGAGACGGTATTAATGACGCGTCTGCTCTTCATGCAGCCGATGTAGGAATTTCAGTTGACAGCGCCGCAGATGTCGCTAAAGAAGCTGCACAAATTGTGCTGATGGAAAAAAACCTGGATGCACTTGTAGAAGGCGTCAAAGGCGGAAGAAAAACCTTTGCCAACACCCTGAAGTATGTTTTCATGGCTACCAGCGCCAACTTTGGGAATATGTTCAGCATGGCAGGAGCATCCCTTTTCCTTCCCTTTCTTCCCTTGCTGCCCACACAGATCCTGCTAACCAATTTATTGACTGATTTTCCGGAAATGACTATAGCCACGGATACCGTTGATAAAGAACTGATTGAAGAACCACACCGCTGGGACATAAATTTCATCCGCAGGTTTATGATGGTATTTGGCTTTACCAGTTCGGTCTTCGATTACCTGACCTTCGGTACTCTGCTTCTCCTGCTACCGGGTATTATAGAACAATTCAGAACAGGCTGGTTCATAGAATCCGTTGTTTCGGCATCAATGATAGTGCTGGTAATCCGAAGCAGAAAGCCTTTCTTCAAGAGCAGGCCAGGAAAATATCTACTGGTGGCCACGATTCTCATTGTAGTCCTTACTCTTTGCTTTCCACTCACGCCTTTTGCAGCCCCCTTTGGGTTCAAACCCCTACCTTTACAGGTCATTTTAATTCTTGGAGCCATAATAGGACTTTATATCATTACGGCTGAGGCGATAAAGAGAATTTTTTATAAAAAAGTAAAATTTTAA
- a CDS encoding sister chromatid cohesion protein PDS5, with protein sequence MVDQEKIHNRCLSNDPEARIYAFEELKNFFSFMPDKQQAWNDLLRLTSDKNHDVRSSAFRALDSAFFDIPDKQQAWNDLLRLINDKDHDVRSSASRVLDYVFIQVPDKQQAWNDLFRLTKDKDWLVRSNAAEALGSAFSQVPDKQQAWNDLHRLINDENIFVRISATLALESAFSQMPDKQQALNNLLRLINDKDHEVRSSAAYALGSVFSHFSDKRQAWNDLLKLTNDQNIYVRSSSNHSLGRVSIFMASQAETEENYKKELEEAIKFFEIATKEVSYNNPAKFCLLFYRSFYTIISKRQEAKEEVNKYLEEAKAAIEDSEGKKQLFEAVQYLAEALKEVQNMGDLDLSEMKDELSFYSKYCDYAAELMSRTDEKAPFAAEVLRKAANSSTYILK encoded by the coding sequence TTGGTTGATCAGGAGAAAATTCACAATAGATGTCTAAGCAATGATCCAGAGGCGCGTATATATGCGTTTGAGGAATTGAAGAATTTCTTTTCTTTCATGCCAGATAAGCAACAGGCATGGAATGATTTACTTAGACTAACGAGCGATAAAAATCATGATGTTAGATCTAGTGCTTTTAGAGCTCTTGATTCTGCATTTTTTGATATACCAGATAAGCAACAGGCATGGAATGATTTACTTAGACTAATCAATGATAAAGATCATGATGTTAGATCTAGTGCTTCCAGAGTTCTTGATTATGTATTTATTCAAGTGCCAGATAAGCAGCAGGCGTGGAATGATTTATTTAGACTAACTAAAGATAAAGACTGGCTAGTGAGGTCTAATGCTGCCGAAGCTCTTGGTTCTGCGTTTTCTCAAGTACCAGATAAACAACAGGCATGGAATGATTTACATAGACTGATCAATGATGAAAACATTTTTGTGAGGATAAGTGCTACCTTAGCTCTTGAATCTGCATTTTCTCAAATGCCAGATAAACAACAGGCTTTGAATAATTTACTTAGACTGATCAATGATAAAGACCATGAAGTTAGGTCTAGTGCTGCCTATGCTCTTGGTTCTGTGTTTTCCCATTTTTCAGATAAGCGACAGGCATGGAATGATTTACTTAAACTGACCAATGATCAAAACATTTATGTGAGATCTTCCTCAAATCATTCTCTTGGAAGAGTTTCAATATTCATGGCTTCTCAGGCAGAAACAGAGGAAAATTACAAAAAAGAATTAGAAGAGGCAATAAAATTTTTCGAAATTGCAACAAAGGAAGTATCTTATAATAACCCTGCTAAATTTTGTCTCCTTTTTTATCGTTCATTCTATACGATAATTTCCAAAAGACAGGAAGCTAAAGAAGAAGTGAACAAATATCTGGAAGAAGCTAAAGCTGCAATTGAAGATTCTGAGGGCAAAAAACAGCTTTTTGAAGCTGTTCAATACCTTGCAGAAGCATTAAAAGAAGTCCAGAATATGGGAGATCTAGACTTGTCTGAAATGAAAGATGAGCTTAGTTTCTACAGCAAATATTGTGATTACGCCGCAGAACTGATGAGTCGCACTGACGAAAAAGCACCGTTTGCGGCAGAAGTTTTGAGAAAGGCTGCTAATTCCAGTACATATATTCTCAAATAA
- a CDS encoding Ig-like domain-containing protein, translated as MMTIKDKHLRVLLCLVILVLGMFLVPAASANSSSTIPSLPNAFEGSLKGDAAQAGPGLVISAYIDSKLVGSYTLTKVGQYKVSANGTEQDNGKAITFKLGGIASEPVSVTYEHGANPVKLDLTFYGDFIPPEIQALSASPKYILNDGEDFSTVTAKVVDDSGIKSVTIDLTSIEQGVVSLNSEGGDQYTCNVVSTVPGEFKFKFTASNPSGNSVVDTDSISIIVLNESQLTTTFGGSDGVFSPEEIEALVNNNDVSSGIKYAVLGAYFADGWDRI; from the coding sequence ATGATGACGATCAAGGACAAACATTTAAGAGTTTTATTATGCCTGGTTATTCTGGTACTGGGCATGTTCCTTGTTCCGGCCGCATCTGCCAATTCTTCTTCTACTATTCCTTCTCTCCCCAACGCGTTTGAAGGAAGTTTGAAAGGAGATGCTGCACAAGCGGGTCCCGGACTCGTAATCTCTGCATATATAGATTCAAAGCTTGTTGGCTCGTACACTCTTACAAAGGTTGGACAGTACAAGGTGTCAGCTAATGGTACCGAGCAAGATAACGGAAAAGCGATAACCTTCAAGCTGGGAGGTATTGCATCCGAGCCTGTTTCCGTAACTTATGAACACGGAGCTAATCCAGTTAAACTTGACCTTACATTTTATGGAGACTTTATACCTCCTGAAATACAGGCTTTATCTGCATCCCCAAAATACATCCTGAATGACGGAGAAGATTTCTCTACTGTCACGGCAAAGGTTGTAGACGACTCTGGAATCAAATCAGTGACGATCGACCTCACCAGTATAGAACAGGGCGTGGTTTCATTAAACTCAGAGGGTGGAGATCAGTATACCTGTAATGTAGTCAGTACTGTACCAGGCGAGTTCAAATTCAAATTCACGGCTTCGAATCCATCAGGAAACAGTGTTGTAGATACAGACAGCATTTCCATAATTGTGCTGAATGAAAGTCAACTCACAACAACGTTTGGAGGTTCTGATGGGGTTTTCTCTCCTGAGGAAATTGAGGCTCTTGTAAACAATAACGACGTATCTAGCGGGATCAAATATGCAGTTCTGGGTGCGTATTTTGCTGATGGGTGGGATCGGATATGA
- the nudC gene encoding NAD(+) diphosphatase: MTPVDRENPICPEFFPEFIIGIEPPVDRTEKALWFIFRGREVLLKLNKNPGAIPKMLDFGELGLPGTREQYLGTLEGTHCYSVELPEDAQAPEGMKFADLRQAYTEMSEKCFALVNKAVQIMEWDRTNQYCSRCGAKTAQKPGERGKECPDCGELFYPRISPAVIVLIRKGHEVLMARSPNFMPGLYGLIAGFVEPGESAEAAVVRETREEVGIKVKNINYFGTQAWPFPNSLMIGFTAEYDSGDIQPDGFEIEDAGWFSVENLPGLPGKISIARKLIDHFLKEEGLEV; encoded by the coding sequence ATGACCCCAGTAGACAGGGAAAATCCCATTTGCCCGGAATTCTTCCCGGAATTTATCATAGGCATCGAGCCGCCAGTTGACAGGACGGAAAAAGCGCTCTGGTTTATTTTCCGGGGCCGCGAGGTTCTCCTCAAGCTTAATAAAAATCCAGGAGCAATTCCAAAAATGCTGGACTTTGGAGAGCTCGGGCTTCCAGGAACCCGGGAACAGTATCTTGGAACACTTGAGGGAACTCACTGCTATTCCGTGGAATTGCCTGAAGATGCACAGGCACCTGAGGGAATGAAATTCGCAGACCTCAGACAGGCGTATACGGAAATGAGTGAAAAGTGCTTTGCACTTGTGAATAAAGCCGTCCAGATTATGGAGTGGGATAGAACAAATCAGTATTGCAGCCGATGCGGGGCAAAGACCGCGCAAAAACCCGGCGAAAGAGGAAAGGAATGCCCTGACTGCGGGGAGCTTTTCTACCCGAGAATCTCGCCTGCCGTTATTGTACTTATCCGAAAAGGTCATGAGGTTTTAATGGCAAGGTCACCGAATTTTATGCCAGGCCTGTACGGTTTGATAGCCGGTTTTGTTGAACCAGGAGAATCAGCCGAAGCTGCGGTAGTCAGGGAAACAAGGGAAGAAGTGGGAATTAAGGTCAAAAATATCAATTATTTTGGAACACAGGCCTGGCCGTTTCCGAATTCTCTTATGATCGGGTTTACTGCGGAGTACGATTCAGGGGATATCCAGCCCGATGGATTTGAGATAGAAGATGCCGGATGGTTTTCGGTTGAAAACCTGCCTGGGCTGCCTGGGAAAATAAGCATTGCAAGGAAGCTGATTGACCATTTCCTTAAAGAAGAAGGGCTGGAAGTTTAA
- a CDS encoding radical SAM protein has translation MKTLIIDGYVDEPACLGVPPYLSPYPRYIAGALRERGIAEKDIHYITIDTLRENPPGAGELTGKADLVIIIAGTTVPGKYLRASPITLGEIETIFRTAHGVKVIGGPIRLGFSGEGGRAAKGTESRINFSGAVLARMDLEAFVYDLFKDGFTGSSAVKLRNPEAVEQRFRTTDEIGRWGLSGAFLIQQHPDYPYCMCELETYRGCGRQVHCSFCTEPFYGASDYRPIDDVISEASALYSHGARYFRIGRQPDLFSYHGKDVGGPVPKPDPVAIERLYRGIRNSAPELSVLHMDNANPITLATYPEESEQILKTIIKYHTAGDVAAFGMESADRAVIEANSLKATSEEVFEAIKLVNRLGAVRGVNGLPEILPGINFVHGLMGESRKTFQLNYDFLKEVLDSGLLLRRINIRQVMAFPGTPMYGRDEAARKHKKLFLDYKERVRKNIDLPMLRRVVPEGTVLRDVMCEVREKGITFGRQLGSYPLLIGIPASLPLRKFTDVTVTGHGMRSITGIPYPLPINAASPNLIRELPGLGKKAADSIIAGVPYIDRDDFLRRVSEGDKLLRFIDI, from the coding sequence ATGAAAACACTTATTATAGACGGTTATGTGGATGAACCTGCCTGTCTTGGGGTTCCTCCTTACCTTTCTCCTTATCCGCGTTATATAGCAGGCGCTCTCAGAGAACGCGGGATTGCCGAAAAGGACATTCATTACATTACCATTGACACCCTGCGAGAAAACCCACCTGGAGCAGGGGAACTTACAGGGAAAGCAGACCTCGTTATTATTATAGCAGGCACGACGGTGCCAGGCAAATATCTTCGGGCTTCCCCAATTACACTCGGGGAGATCGAGACAATTTTCCGGACAGCGCATGGGGTAAAAGTTATAGGCGGGCCTATCAGGCTCGGCTTCAGCGGCGAAGGCGGGAGGGCCGCAAAAGGTACTGAAAGCAGGATAAACTTTTCAGGTGCAGTGCTTGCCAGAATGGACCTTGAAGCTTTTGTCTATGATCTTTTTAAGGACGGCTTTACCGGAAGTTCTGCTGTGAAGCTCAGAAACCCTGAGGCTGTAGAGCAACGCTTCAGGACAACAGATGAAATCGGACGTTGGGGGCTCAGTGGTGCCTTTTTGATTCAGCAGCACCCTGATTATCCTTACTGCATGTGTGAGCTTGAGACCTACAGAGGTTGTGGCAGGCAAGTTCACTGTTCTTTCTGTACAGAGCCCTTTTATGGGGCTTCCGATTACCGGCCCATAGACGATGTAATTTCCGAAGCATCCGCTCTCTACTCCCACGGAGCCCGCTACTTCAGGATAGGTAGGCAGCCGGATCTTTTTTCCTATCATGGCAAGGACGTTGGGGGGCCTGTTCCAAAGCCTGATCCAGTCGCTATTGAAAGGCTCTATAGAGGAATCCGAAACTCGGCTCCAGAGCTGTCTGTGCTTCATATGGACAATGCAAACCCGATTACGCTTGCAACTTATCCTGAAGAATCTGAACAGATCCTGAAGACGATAATTAAATATCATACAGCAGGGGACGTGGCAGCTTTTGGGATGGAGAGTGCCGACAGGGCAGTAATTGAAGCCAATTCCCTTAAGGCAACCTCTGAAGAGGTCTTTGAGGCGATCAAACTTGTGAACAGGCTTGGGGCCGTTCGAGGAGTTAACGGGCTTCCCGAAATCCTTCCGGGCATCAATTTCGTGCATGGGCTGATGGGCGAGTCCAGGAAAACTTTCCAGCTCAATTACGATTTCCTGAAAGAAGTACTCGACTCGGGCCTGCTTCTGCGCAGGATCAATATCCGCCAGGTTATGGCTTTTCCAGGAACCCCAATGTACGGAAGAGACGAAGCTGCGAGGAAGCACAAGAAGCTCTTTCTGGACTACAAGGAACGGGTAAGGAAGAATATTGACCTCCCAATGTTGCGGCGTGTTGTGCCTGAAGGTACTGTGCTCAGGGATGTAATGTGTGAGGTTCGGGAAAAAGGAATTACTTTTGGGAGGCAGCTTGGCTCATACCCATTGCTGATTGGAATTCCTGCTTCTCTGCCTTTGAGGAAATTTACTGACGTTACGGTCACAGGACATGGAATGCGCTCGATTACTGGCATACCTTATCCTCTGCCTATTAACGCCGCTTCTCCCAATCTTATCCGGGAACTTCCCGGGCTTGGAAAGAAAGCTGCGGATTCAATAATTGCTGGAGTTCCCTATATTGACAGAGACGACTTTCTCAGGCGTGTGAGTGAAGGAGATAAATTGCTCCGGTTTATTGATATTTAA